One window of Marinomonas primoryensis genomic DNA carries:
- the rpoD gene encoding RNA polymerase sigma factor RpoD, with protein MPDTQQSRLKELISKGKEQGYLTFAEVNDHLPDDLSDPEQVEEIIAMINDMGITVSEVAPDKDSLLMEEGDSTDEAAAEEAAAALAAVEGDITRTTDPVRMYMREMGTVELLTRAGEIAIAKRIEEGTREVMSAISYFPGAVDVLLNAYAKVQEEEGRLSDIFSGFIDGDGEEPVFEELIPEEPPVEEDAADNADDDDNADDEEEETDNGPDPEETALRFNDIARIYNELKVLLENSDRQDPAVRSKQEELSISFAPIKLVPKIFDDLVYRVRSRMEKVRDQERLIMQVCVRKSGMPRTEFLKRFPSNETNPDWLKEQIASGADYAAALEENSPEFMRSQRKLRAVSKDTGLTIAELKEINRRISIGETRSRRAKKEMVEANLRLVISIAKKYTNRGLQFLDLIQEGNIGLMKAVDKFEYRRGYKFSTYATWWIRQAITRSIADQARTIRIPVHMIETINKLNRISRQMLQEMGREATPEELAARMDMPEDKIRKVLKIAKEPISMETPIGDDEDSHLGDFIEDDGAESPIDIATIEGLRESTTTVLAGLTAREAKVLRMRFGIDMNTDHTLEEVGKQFDVTRERIRQIEAKALRKLRHPSRSEHLRSFLDE; from the coding sequence ATGCCAGACACTCAACAGTCACGTCTCAAAGAGCTGATCTCCAAGGGTAAAGAACAAGGTTACCTAACTTTTGCTGAAGTTAATGACCACCTCCCTGATGACCTTTCAGACCCGGAGCAAGTAGAAGAAATCATTGCCATGATCAACGACATGGGCATTACGGTTTCTGAAGTTGCACCAGATAAAGATAGCCTTCTTATGGAAGAAGGCGACTCTACCGATGAAGCCGCTGCAGAAGAAGCAGCCGCGGCCTTAGCTGCCGTAGAAGGCGACATCACCAGAACAACCGATCCTGTCCGCATGTACATGCGTGAAATGGGTACCGTTGAGCTATTGACTCGTGCAGGCGAAATCGCCATTGCAAAACGTATCGAAGAAGGTACGCGTGAAGTCATGTCTGCTATTTCCTACTTCCCTGGCGCCGTTGACGTATTGCTTAACGCATACGCAAAAGTACAGGAAGAAGAAGGCCGTTTAAGTGATATTTTTAGCGGTTTCATTGACGGTGATGGTGAAGAACCTGTTTTTGAAGAATTGATTCCTGAAGAGCCTCCAGTCGAAGAAGACGCCGCAGACAATGCTGACGATGACGACAACGCTGACGACGAGGAAGAAGAGACAGATAACGGTCCTGATCCAGAAGAAACCGCTCTACGTTTCAACGACATTGCACGCATATACAACGAACTTAAAGTCTTGCTAGAAAATAGCGATAGACAAGACCCTGCCGTTCGTAGCAAACAAGAAGAATTAAGCATCAGTTTTGCTCCGATCAAATTGGTTCCTAAGATTTTTGATGATTTAGTTTACCGTGTTCGCTCTCGCATGGAAAAAGTTCGCGATCAAGAACGCCTTATCATGCAAGTTTGTGTACGCAAATCAGGTATGCCAAGAACGGAGTTTTTGAAGCGCTTCCCAAGCAATGAGACCAATCCTGATTGGCTAAAAGAACAAATTGCTTCTGGTGCGGATTACGCGGCAGCGCTTGAAGAAAACTCACCTGAGTTTATGCGCAGCCAGCGTAAACTTCGTGCCGTTTCAAAAGACACTGGCCTAACAATTGCCGAATTAAAAGAAATCAACCGCCGCATTTCTATCGGGGAAACTCGATCTCGTCGTGCGAAGAAAGAAATGGTTGAAGCCAACTTACGTTTGGTAATTTCGATTGCGAAAAAATACACCAATCGCGGCCTACAATTCTTGGACCTTATACAAGAAGGCAACATTGGTTTAATGAAGGCAGTCGATAAGTTCGAATATCGTCGTGGTTATAAGTTCTCAACGTATGCCACTTGGTGGATTCGTCAAGCAATCACACGCTCAATCGCTGACCAAGCTCGCACTATTCGTATACCGGTGCACATGATTGAAACAATAAACAAGCTAAACCGTATCTCTCGTCAGATGCTTCAGGAAATGGGTCGTGAAGCGACACCTGAAGAATTGGCTGCCCGAATGGACATGCCTGAAGACAAGATCCGCAAAGTATTGAAGATTGCGAAAGAACCTATCTCGATGGAAACACCTATCGGTGACGATGAAGATTCACACCTAGGTGACTTCATTGAAGACGATGGCGCTGAATCACCTATCGATATAGCAACGATTGAAGGCTTACGTGAATCTACGACAACAGTGCTTGCAGGTCTAACCGCTCGCGAAGCAAAAGTACTGCGTATGCGCTTTGGTATTGACATGAATACCGACCACACTCTTGAAGAGGTTGGTAAACAATTTGACGTTACTCGTGAACGTATTCGTCAAATAGAAGCTAAAGCATTGCGCAAGCTACGCCATCCTAGTCGCTCAGAACACCTACGAAGCTTCCTAGACGAATAA
- a CDS encoding GatB/YqeY domain-containing protein — MSDLKKHISDTLKTAMRAKEKQRVTVIRTILSECKKIEIDERIELDDARVLAVLDKMNKQRKDSNQQFLDGDREDLAKIEQEEMLIISEFLPTPLTDNEVGEIVKAAIKETGASSMQQMGAVMAIVKPQVQGRADMAQISKQVKSQLG; from the coding sequence ATGTCAGACTTAAAAAAACACATTTCAGATACATTAAAAACCGCTATGCGCGCCAAAGAGAAACAGCGCGTAACCGTTATTCGAACCATTTTATCTGAATGCAAAAAAATCGAAATCGACGAGCGCATTGAATTGGATGACGCACGTGTATTGGCTGTCCTAGATAAAATGAACAAACAACGCAAAGACTCTAATCAGCAGTTCCTTGATGGCGATCGTGAAGACCTAGCTAAAATTGAACAAGAAGAAATGCTGATCATCAGCGAGTTTTTACCAACACCATTGACTGATAATGAAGTTGGTGAGATTGTCAAAGCGGCTATCAAAGAAACTGGCGCCAGCTCAATGCAGCAGATGGGCGCGGTAATGGCCATTGTTAAACCACAAGTACAAGGTCGTGCCGATATGGCGCAAATCAGCAAACAAGTAAAATCACAATTAGGCTAA
- the dnaG gene encoding DNA primase, with product MAGRIPDQFIDELLARTDLTDVVASRISLKKTGQNYSALCPFHNEKSPSFSLNPNKQFYYCFGCGAGGNAISFVMEHDHLDFVDAIEALAKDAGMEVPREQGAPDRYEQNAELLKRLSESAQFYQQQLTQHPDKKKATDYLSKDRGLSGQIAKVFGLGFAPSGWDNLLKKIGTRAESQEQLLLGGMLVEKKEQPGHYYDRFRDRIIFPIRDSRGRVIAFGGRAFGDEKPKYLNSPETPVFQKSQELYGLFEAKQNTQILDQILVVEGYMDVIVLAQHGITNAVATLGTSVNSQHIRKLFKLVSKVVLCFDGDKAGRSAAIRGLEASLSVMQDEKQIRFLFLPEGEDPDSLVRQEGKEAFNKRLEDASSLSHVLFEHARNQVTLGDEEGEAQFTRNAMSMIQQIPKELTFRSVLIRQLSEQSGIDSDTLGNTSIPKQRPSANNQSDTQNNTTNEHIPHTGNDEEHYAPAYDEYDSYSNHEYSSAPSHYESNKKSTFKKDGKFNKFKEKEAFFPPAPSSLSRIKQASLCLLLHPHIAQHIDLPDPLVNQVNEELQIFCKIWRYFAKYPTKNTGHLLGEMVDQSTITNIYALLNHQDATTKQKITNAQQEVLDMVSAMEKNLGLNSSIARLKSKGNESIKDSSSKQELRNLMDLIRQKKH from the coding sequence ATGGCGGGGCGCATTCCTGATCAGTTTATTGACGAGCTTCTCGCTCGGACCGACCTAACCGATGTGGTTGCGTCTCGCATCAGCCTAAAAAAAACAGGTCAAAACTATAGCGCCCTATGCCCTTTTCACAATGAAAAAAGCCCTTCATTCAGCCTAAATCCGAACAAACAGTTTTACTATTGCTTTGGATGCGGTGCTGGCGGCAACGCCATTTCATTTGTGATGGAACATGATCATCTGGATTTTGTTGATGCAATTGAAGCACTTGCCAAAGATGCTGGCATGGAAGTCCCCAGAGAGCAAGGCGCACCGGACCGGTACGAGCAAAACGCCGAACTACTAAAGCGCCTATCAGAAAGCGCTCAATTTTATCAACAGCAACTTACCCAACACCCCGATAAGAAGAAGGCCACCGATTATTTATCGAAAGATCGCGGATTATCTGGTCAAATAGCCAAAGTTTTCGGCCTAGGTTTTGCCCCATCCGGCTGGGACAATCTCCTCAAAAAAATAGGCACTCGCGCCGAAAGCCAAGAACAGCTTTTATTAGGAGGGATGCTCGTTGAGAAGAAAGAGCAACCAGGCCATTATTACGACCGCTTTCGTGATCGCATCATCTTTCCTATACGAGACTCCCGCGGGAGAGTGATTGCTTTTGGCGGGCGCGCCTTTGGCGATGAAAAACCCAAGTACTTGAACTCCCCTGAAACGCCTGTCTTTCAGAAAAGCCAAGAACTCTATGGCTTATTTGAAGCAAAACAAAACACCCAAATACTCGATCAAATACTCGTGGTTGAAGGCTATATGGATGTCATCGTGCTAGCTCAACACGGCATTACTAACGCCGTCGCCACACTAGGCACCTCGGTCAATAGCCAACACATACGCAAGCTATTCAAGCTGGTCAGCAAGGTTGTACTCTGCTTTGATGGCGATAAAGCTGGACGCTCAGCCGCCATTCGCGGGCTGGAAGCCTCCCTCTCTGTTATGCAAGACGAAAAACAAATCCGTTTTTTGTTTTTACCCGAGGGCGAAGACCCTGATTCATTAGTAAGGCAAGAAGGCAAAGAAGCCTTTAACAAAAGATTGGAAGACGCCTCTTCACTTTCTCACGTCCTCTTTGAACACGCTAGAAACCAAGTCACCCTTGGTGACGAAGAAGGTGAAGCTCAATTCACTCGTAACGCCATGAGCATGATCCAGCAGATACCAAAAGAGCTTACATTTCGCTCCGTGCTTATTCGGCAGTTAAGTGAACAATCTGGGATTGATAGCGACACGCTAGGCAACACATCAATTCCCAAGCAAAGACCATCAGCCAATAACCAAAGCGACACTCAGAACAACACGACAAACGAACACATTCCACATACTGGCAACGATGAAGAGCATTACGCGCCAGCCTATGATGAATACGACAGCTATTCGAATCATGAATACAGTAGCGCACCAAGCCATTATGAGAGCAATAAAAAATCGACTTTTAAAAAAGACGGTAAATTTAATAAATTTAAAGAAAAGGAAGCGTTTTTCCCTCCTGCCCCCTCCAGCCTTAGCCGCATAAAGCAAGCCTCACTTTGTTTGCTCCTTCACCCACACATAGCGCAGCACATTGATCTTCCTGACCCACTGGTCAACCAAGTAAATGAAGAACTACAAATCTTCTGTAAAATATGGAGATATTTTGCAAAATACCCCACAAAGAACACAGGACACCTACTTGGTGAAATGGTAGATCAATCCACCATTACGAACATTTACGCACTTTTAAACCACCAAGATGCCACAACCAAGCAAAAAATCACTAACGCACAACAAGAAGTGCTAGATATGGTCTCAGCCATGGAAAAGAACCTTGGTTTAAATAGTTCCATCGCACGGTTGAAAAGCAAAGGAAATGAATCCATAAAGGATAGCAGTAGCAAGCAAGAACTGCGGAATTTGATGGATTTAATCAGACAAAAAAAACACTAA
- a CDS encoding tRNA nucleotidyltransferase, whose amino-acid sequence MTTPYQVYLVGGAVRDALLGLPVVDHDWVVTGATPEYLEQKGYQQVGKQFPVFLHPRSKEEYALARKEKKQGEGYTGFICDFAPDIRLEEDLERRDLTINAIAQDQDGNLIDPFNGQQDLHNRIFRHVSDAFVEDPLRVLRVARFAARFHHFDFTIAPETLSLMKTISASGELSALSAERIWKELEKALNTQHADVFFTVLKEANALDKLFPGFIWTDNQVIVDSLGHAEFTPAQRWAILGKHTPLTELSQLHQRIRCPNQFKTLAEQVRAFIENQRIPMNAENWESWLMSVNAIKKPQPFLLLIEVLSELTNSKPEDWQTLRETIAIINAASLMKQGFDGAELGLALKRARIDALDKKLSPFIN is encoded by the coding sequence ATGACAACCCCCTACCAAGTCTACCTCGTTGGCGGCGCCGTTAGAGACGCCCTACTTGGACTGCCTGTTGTCGACCATGACTGGGTCGTCACAGGCGCCACACCAGAATACCTTGAACAGAAAGGTTATCAACAGGTTGGCAAACAGTTCCCCGTCTTCCTACACCCTAGAAGCAAAGAAGAATACGCCCTTGCTCGCAAAGAAAAAAAGCAAGGTGAAGGCTACACTGGTTTTATTTGTGACTTTGCTCCCGACATTCGCTTAGAAGAAGATTTAGAACGTCGAGACCTGACCATCAATGCAATAGCACAGGACCAAGATGGTAACCTAATAGACCCATTCAATGGACAGCAGGACTTACACAACCGAATATTTCGTCACGTCTCGGATGCCTTTGTAGAAGACCCGTTGCGCGTATTAAGGGTCGCTCGTTTCGCCGCTCGCTTTCACCATTTTGACTTTACAATCGCGCCTGAAACCCTATCTTTGATGAAAACCATCAGTGCATCTGGAGAACTTTCCGCATTAAGCGCGGAACGTATTTGGAAGGAACTTGAAAAAGCGTTAAACACTCAGCATGCCGATGTGTTTTTTACCGTTCTAAAAGAAGCAAACGCGCTCGACAAACTTTTTCCAGGGTTTATTTGGACGGACAATCAAGTCATCGTTGATAGCCTAGGTCACGCAGAGTTCACGCCCGCTCAACGCTGGGCCATTCTTGGAAAGCACACCCCACTCACGGAACTAAGTCAATTACACCAACGCATCCGCTGCCCTAATCAGTTCAAAACCCTTGCCGAACAAGTACGTGCTTTTATTGAAAATCAGCGCATCCCGATGAACGCGGAGAATTGGGAAAGCTGGCTCATGTCAGTGAATGCCATCAAAAAACCTCAACCATTTTTATTATTAATTGAAGTTTTAAGTGAGCTAACCAATAGTAAACCAGAAGACTGGCAAACTCTTCGCGAAACGATTGCGATCATCAATGCAGCCAGCTTGATGAAACAAGGCTTTGACGGGGCTGAGCTTGGTCTAGCCCTAAAAAGAGCCAGAATCGACGCACTGGATAAAAAGCTCTCACCTTTTATCAACTAA
- the tsaD gene encoding tRNA (adenosine(37)-N6)-threonylcarbamoyltransferase complex transferase subunit TsaD, whose translation MKVLGLETSCDETGIAIYDTENGLLAHKIYSQIAQHAEYGGVVPELASRDHVRKTLPLIDEVLQEAGMKKAELDAIAYTSGPGLVGALMAGATIGRSLAYALGIPALGVHHMEGHLLAPMLEESQPEMPFIALLVSGGHTQLVRVDGIGEYRLLGQSLDDAAGEAFDKAAKMIGLPYPGGPQIAALAKQGNPKSGLKFPRPMTDRPGLDFSFSGLKTAFLTAVHAALDDDRCDEQFKADAALAFETAVVDTLVIKCRRALEAEGLKRLIIAGGVSANQRLREQLESQLKKIKASVFYARPEFCTDNGAMIAYAGAQRLANGQSSGLSLSIRARWPLSELPPLKES comes from the coding sequence ATGAAAGTATTGGGATTAGAAACCTCTTGTGATGAGACGGGGATCGCTATTTACGATACCGAAAATGGTCTATTAGCCCACAAAATTTATTCTCAAATTGCTCAGCATGCAGAATACGGTGGAGTGGTGCCAGAATTGGCATCTCGTGACCATGTACGGAAAACATTGCCGCTGATCGATGAAGTGCTGCAAGAAGCTGGTATGAAAAAAGCGGAGCTCGATGCCATCGCTTATACCAGTGGTCCGGGCTTGGTCGGAGCATTAATGGCAGGTGCGACTATTGGTCGTTCATTAGCTTATGCGTTGGGGATTCCTGCGTTGGGCGTGCATCATATGGAAGGGCATCTTTTAGCGCCTATGCTTGAAGAGTCACAACCTGAGATGCCTTTTATCGCATTGTTGGTTTCTGGCGGTCATACCCAGTTAGTCCGAGTTGATGGTATCGGTGAATATCGTCTTTTGGGGCAGTCATTAGATGATGCTGCTGGTGAAGCGTTTGATAAGGCCGCCAAAATGATTGGCTTGCCGTATCCGGGTGGGCCGCAAATTGCTGCATTAGCAAAACAGGGTAACCCTAAATCGGGTCTTAAATTCCCGCGTCCAATGACGGATCGCCCTGGTTTAGACTTTAGTTTTAGTGGTTTGAAAACCGCTTTTTTAACGGCTGTGCACGCGGCACTAGACGATGATCGCTGTGATGAGCAATTTAAAGCGGACGCTGCGTTAGCATTTGAAACCGCTGTGGTCGATACCTTAGTGATTAAGTGTCGTCGCGCACTAGAGGCAGAAGGGTTGAAACGGTTAATTATCGCCGGTGGCGTGAGTGCTAATCAGCGTTTGCGTGAGCAGCTAGAAAGTCAGCTGAAAAAAATCAAAGCGAGTGTGTTTTATGCTCGACCAGAGTTCTGCACCGATAATGGCGCTATGATTGCTTATGCTGGTGCTCAGCGTTTGGCAAATGGACAATCGTCAGGGCTTAGTTTGTCTATTCGTGCTCGCTGGCCTTTGTCTGAATTACCACCCTTAAAGGAATCTTAA
- the folB gene encoding dihydroneopterin aldolase, protein MKDLVFIEGLKAQAVIGVYDWEKKIQQDLLFDLEMEHDNRVPAETDDLAKTLDYEAISNFILSFCAERQFELIETLAEHLVGDLIGQFKLNAVTLTLRKPGAVAAAQSVGVKIHRKSAVTY, encoded by the coding sequence ATGAAAGACTTGGTGTTTATTGAGGGGCTGAAGGCTCAAGCGGTTATTGGTGTTTACGATTGGGAAAAAAAGATTCAACAAGATTTGTTGTTTGATCTGGAGATGGAGCACGACAATCGAGTGCCTGCAGAGACCGATGACCTTGCTAAAACTTTGGACTATGAAGCTATTTCGAATTTCATTTTATCGTTTTGTGCTGAGCGCCAGTTCGAACTCATTGAAACCTTGGCAGAGCATTTAGTCGGCGACTTGATAGGGCAGTTTAAACTGAATGCGGTTACCTTGACTTTGCGTAAGCCTGGCGCTGTCGCAGCCGCTCAATCTGTTGGTGTGAAAATACACAGAAAATCCGCCGTTACTTATTAG
- the rpsU gene encoding 30S ribosomal protein S21, giving the protein MPAVKVKDNEPFDIALRRFKRSCEKAGVLAEVRRRECYEKPTTLRKRAAAAAVKRHAKKVSREQKKFQRLY; this is encoded by the coding sequence ATGCCAGCAGTAAAAGTAAAAGATAACGAACCATTTGACATCGCTCTTCGTCGCTTCAAACGCTCTTGCGAGAAAGCAGGTGTTTTGGCAGAAGTTCGTCGTCGCGAATGTTACGAAAAACCAACAACTCTTCGCAAACGTGCTGCAGCAGCAGCGGTAAAACGTCACGCTAAGAAAGTTTCTCGTGAACAGAAGAAATTCCAACGTTTGTACTAG
- a CDS encoding bifunctional 4-hydroxy-2-oxoglutarate aldolase/2-dehydro-3-deoxy-phosphogluconate aldolase, whose translation MTTSYTAEQVMTATPVVPVIVVDDVAQAVALGKALVAGGVPVLEVTLRTPAALEAITALRKEVPDAIVGAGTVCSRAQYIQAIEAGSQFIISPGMTADLLAVGKEYDVPYLPAVATISDVLLGMEYGYDHFKFFPAEVNGGIKALKAFGGPLPQIKFCPTGGIGANNFREYLALPNVLCVGGSWIVPTDLVKAGKWDEITELAKSVAQ comes from the coding sequence ATGACAACTTCTTATACTGCAGAACAAGTAATGACGGCGACACCAGTTGTCCCTGTTATTGTTGTGGATGATGTGGCACAGGCCGTGGCATTGGGTAAAGCGCTTGTTGCAGGTGGCGTGCCTGTATTGGAGGTGACATTACGTACGCCGGCTGCTCTAGAGGCAATTACAGCGCTTCGTAAAGAAGTGCCTGATGCTATTGTGGGTGCCGGTACAGTTTGCTCTCGTGCGCAATATATTCAAGCTATTGAAGCGGGTTCACAGTTTATTATTAGTCCGGGAATGACCGCCGATTTACTGGCTGTCGGTAAAGAATACGATGTACCTTATTTGCCAGCGGTCGCGACTATCTCAGATGTATTATTAGGGATGGAATACGGTTACGACCACTTTAAATTCTTCCCTGCTGAAGTGAATGGCGGTATTAAGGCATTAAAAGCATTTGGTGGCCCATTGCCTCAGATTAAATTTTGCCCAACGGGTGGTATTGGCGCGAACAACTTCCGCGAATACTTGGCGCTTCCAAATGTGCTTTGTGTTGGCGGTTCTTGGATCGTTCCGACAGACCTTGTTAAAGCGGGTAAATGGGACGAAATTACTGAATTGGCAAAATCTGTCGCACAGTAA
- a CDS encoding PhoH family protein, with the protein MEKIYVLDTNVLLHDPLAIYAFAEHKVVIPMTVLEELDVIKDRRDKDVSREARVAINTIDKIVGDASPRELQAGVPIRIVSNDVDKNQHQRSEGSLAIFPDQQIVLTDNIPFLNGNHDHANDNRIINVGLSLQATHPRSSVCLVTKDINMRIKAKGSGLERVEDYRKDRVLDDLDLMSKGYIQFTGSFWSTLDSVKTEAHGRHTVHVVNKSHLSKIHLNMFVIDDEDFIGFVVNIDQEFVYLLDVNKQHLMNQNFWGILPRNLEQAMAFYLLRHENSDLMVMTGPAGSGKTLLALAYGLQVTMEEKRFNKIIVARSTPPMAEDIGFLPGTEEEKMAPWLAAFDDNLEILHGADEHSFSSIDYVKQKANIQFKSLNFMRGRSFNNALIIIDEAQGLTQFQLKSIVTRVGSNSKIIVLGNLAQIDNKYITPLTSGLTYLVEKSKSFKYASIMHVNGIERSRLAEFAEENL; encoded by the coding sequence ATGGAAAAAATCTACGTTCTGGACACTAATGTACTATTGCACGACCCTTTGGCTATCTACGCGTTTGCTGAGCATAAAGTCGTCATACCGATGACCGTTCTTGAAGAGCTCGATGTCATTAAAGATAGACGAGACAAGGACGTTAGCCGTGAAGCACGTGTCGCCATTAACACCATTGATAAAATCGTCGGTGATGCCTCTCCTCGCGAACTTCAGGCCGGAGTGCCTATCCGTATCGTCAGCAATGATGTAGACAAAAATCAGCACCAACGCAGCGAAGGCTCTTTGGCCATTTTTCCAGATCAACAAATCGTCCTCACTGACAATATCCCATTTTTAAATGGCAACCACGATCACGCCAATGACAACCGCATCATCAATGTCGGCCTAAGCTTACAAGCCACTCACCCACGATCTTCTGTCTGCCTTGTGACAAAAGACATTAATATGCGAATTAAAGCAAAGGGGTCAGGACTTGAGCGCGTAGAAGACTACCGAAAAGACAGAGTGCTTGATGATCTAGATTTGATGAGTAAAGGCTATATTCAGTTTACGGGCAGCTTTTGGTCGACCCTAGACAGCGTAAAAACGGAAGCTCACGGCCGACATACCGTTCATGTCGTTAACAAAAGCCATTTATCAAAAATACATCTCAACATGTTTGTCATTGATGATGAAGATTTTATTGGTTTTGTGGTCAACATCGATCAAGAGTTTGTTTATTTACTCGACGTCAACAAACAACACCTGATGAATCAAAATTTCTGGGGCATCCTTCCTCGCAATTTAGAGCAAGCCATGGCGTTTTACCTATTACGCCATGAGAACTCAGACCTTATGGTCATGACGGGGCCTGCAGGCTCAGGTAAAACCCTACTAGCTCTAGCGTATGGCCTTCAAGTAACAATGGAAGAGAAGCGTTTCAATAAAATCATTGTGGCCCGTTCAACACCGCCAATGGCAGAAGACATTGGCTTCTTACCCGGAACCGAGGAAGAAAAAATGGCGCCTTGGTTGGCCGCCTTTGACGACAACTTAGAGATTCTACACGGCGCGGATGAACACTCGTTCAGCAGTATTGATTACGTAAAACAAAAAGCCAATATACAGTTTAAATCGTTGAATTTTATGCGAGGACGCTCCTTTAACAACGCTCTAATAATCATAGATGAAGCTCAAGGTTTAACACAGTTCCAGCTAAAATCAATCGTAACTCGGGTTGGTAGCAACTCAAAAATTATAGTACTAGGAAATTTGGCTCAAATTGACAACAAATACATAACCCCTCTCACCTCAGGTCTCACTTATTTAGTAGAGAAATCCAAATCTTTTAAATACGCCAGTATCATGCATGTGAATGGCATAGAACGCAGCAGACTCGCCGAGTTTGCCGAAGAAAACTTATAA
- the zwf gene encoding glucose-6-phosphate dehydrogenase, translating to MKASLKACDVVIFGGGGDLAMRKLLPALFHLDMDGLLAPTTRIIGASRREVSTEEYQSKIRAALDEFVPSSIGDEKTWPRFKERLSYISVDAQQESDFSRLNDHSVGSDNRDVVFYLATSPDLFGSICTSLAAHGLNADRMRVVLEKPLGRDLISSRAINDEVMKNFNEQQAFRIDHYLGKETVQNLLAIRFGNTLFEPLWDSAHIDNVQITVSETVGVEGRWGYYDNAGAMRDMVQNHLIQLLCLVAMEPPGRMDADSVRDEKIKVLKALRPITGANAYNKTVRGQYAKGMIKGKDVKGYFDEEGSNPNSRTETFVALRADIDNWRWAGVPFYLRTGKRLGQRYSEIVIQYKAVPHSIFNDESNRQLQRNQLIIRLQPEEKISLTVMNKVPGVSEGMNLQPVDLNLSLTEAFMDKRSPEAYERLLLDVMRNDATLFMRYDEVEAAWKWVDGIMSAWSQTSERPKEYASGSWGPAASMALPIKDGRNWHDY from the coding sequence ATGAAGGCCAGTTTAAAAGCCTGTGATGTTGTAATTTTTGGTGGCGGTGGCGATCTTGCTATGCGTAAGTTGCTCCCTGCTTTGTTCCATTTAGATATGGATGGTTTGCTTGCTCCAACGACCCGTATCATCGGTGCTTCAAGACGGGAAGTGAGCACTGAAGAGTATCAATCAAAGATTCGAGCTGCGCTTGATGAGTTTGTACCTTCTAGCATCGGTGATGAAAAAACATGGCCGCGCTTTAAAGAGCGTTTAAGTTATATTTCAGTAGATGCTCAGCAAGAGTCTGATTTCTCTCGATTGAATGATCACAGTGTTGGTAGTGATAATCGAGATGTTGTTTTTTATCTTGCAACATCACCTGATTTATTCGGTTCTATTTGCACGTCATTAGCGGCCCATGGTTTGAATGCGGATCGCATGCGAGTGGTTCTTGAGAAACCACTTGGTCGAGATCTAATTTCCTCTCGCGCGATTAATGATGAGGTAATGAAAAACTTTAATGAGCAACAAGCGTTCCGTATAGACCATTACTTAGGTAAAGAAACTGTACAAAACTTGCTGGCGATCCGTTTTGGTAACACGCTTTTTGAGCCTTTATGGGACAGCGCGCACATTGATAACGTGCAAATTACCGTGTCTGAAACGGTTGGAGTTGAAGGTCGTTGGGGCTATTACGACAATGCTGGTGCGATGCGGGATATGGTGCAAAACCATTTGATTCAACTTTTATGTTTGGTGGCAATGGAGCCGCCGGGTCGAATGGATGCTGATTCAGTTCGTGATGAAAAAATTAAAGTGCTAAAAGCCTTGCGTCCTATTACAGGCGCTAATGCTTATAATAAGACCGTGCGTGGTCAGTATGCGAAAGGCATGATTAAGGGTAAAGACGTAAAAGGTTATTTTGATGAAGAGGGTAGTAACCCGAACTCAAGAACCGAAACGTTTGTTGCATTACGTGCTGATATTGATAACTGGCGTTGGGCTGGCGTGCCGTTTTACTTAAGAACAGGTAAGCGTTTAGGTCAGCGTTATTCTGAGATTGTTATTCAGTACAAGGCTGTACCACACAGTATTTTTAATGATGAAAGTAATCGTCAGTTACAGCGAAATCAGCTCATTATTCGTCTTCAGCCGGAAGAAAAAATTTCTTTAACAGTGATGAATAAAGTGCCTGGTGTGAGCGAAGGGATGAATCTTCAGCCTGTTGATTTGAACTTAAGTTTGACGGAAGCGTTTATGGATAAGCGTAGTCCAGAAGCTTATGAGCGATTACTGTTGGATGTGATGCGCAACGATGCCACTTTGTTCATGCGTTATGATGAGGTGGAGGCAGCTTGGAAGTGGGTAGACGGTATTATGTCTGCTTGGAGTCAAACCAGTGAGCGACCTAAAGAATACGCTTCTGGTTCTTGGGGGCCTGCCGCATCGATGGCGTTACCGATTAAAGACGGCCGTAATTGGCATGATTATTAG